The nucleotide sequence TTTGGAACTACCTTTATTTGTTCTATATGAATACTgggttcgattaagttctttatgtttgaatacttttccttgtttgacttgtttgattctgagttcttaccatcttttaaactcgactattgctaaaaccctaatttcttaaaaggttttctCATTTATTACTGTgagttctttacttgtttctggcTCTCTTTACCTGTTAGACTGGTTTCTTCACTTTGGTTCTACGTGTGAGCCATGACTGTTTGACCTTGTTGATTACTATGCTTTGAATAGTCCCTAGCCTATTCATGTCACTCCTGTATGTTTATGTCCATCTAGTTTGCTCCtttttgtcaatatgtttgacAATACATGTCTAATACGCCTGCTCATTCCcttctatttatatgctgaagtgcagaatcatgaccacttcttgattgatcttgatttccttaagtGACAGTTTAattgcaaggttttcttataaaccctaattttactcatttgtttaagttgattgattctttcctttatttgctgtGATATTTCAccctgctgaatcctttcccaaaattaagtatattttttacttagactcaattatttacCCTATACCTTTACTACCCCCTTTATGGcaaaaatcaatctttctcaaactgatttctttccttaattgtccaTGTCAGTATCCGTTTGAACGGTAATCCCTTGATTAAACGGAAGTACTTGTATTAACAAGATTCTAATTGtgattattgccatatttgtgtcaaacctttacttgttaccttattttctactcgttttcaaagctataaaaaccctaccctctcttctttaaagacacgaacaattgagttcagaacacacacttacacactcaaaactctctttttctctactactacttgtgctactgctttgtctagctggctaaaagccaaggctagactgtggaatcctaCTTGCCTtatctttctgcactttgcttctttaaatggtatgtcctagtttaattttaaagattcaacaacaacatgcttctttatTTGTTTCAGTTTCCCTCATTTTTTCTGCTGGTGGTTCTGTTAAGTTACATCACCAGCATGTTATAATGTTTCCccttccctttagattaatgcatGTGTGTCTCCAAGCATGCCCTGTCAATCACTTATTGTGTACTTATCATCCCAAGCCCCCTATCCCTTCAATGTGCTTATGTTCTTTCTGACCAGCCTGTGATCATGCCAGTATCTGCTATTGATGTGCATGTCCTACTAGTCCTACGACCCTTGATGGGGTTATATGTTGTAGTCAATATCTGTGTATCCCAAGTCCCTTGAACCCTTTGTGTGACTACTTATTCTATATTTGATCCCATCTTGggagttttgagttttatttactACTACAACTGATTTCAATCACCTCTGTTACTGACTACTTTCAAAATGGACTATCAGTCcagctttttttttaaaaacaaatccctttcaacatgtgttctgcactttcactatactcttagaatctaggttctgcccccaCTTGTGTGAGCCTTACTTTGGGACCCTTGAGATCCCTCTAAACctggacacataagggttggctcttccacactgcacttactctgtttTGTTATGCAAATTTGgttgtgagcactgcccgagatcccttgagatccttaggaaactctgacacacctagatatgagAAGGTTTTGGAACAACATTTGGCGTTTGAGGTGTTTTATTCCATagctcagagaggaagtcagaatcaggcttactatggttgtaacttcttatttttgcatttcttatgtaattcaatcatttggtctgtaataatttgtaaacaagtatgggATTGGCTAGTAAAAAAGGATGgggaaatatgcatgctatatttattaaagggtagaaaacatgttccTAGGTTTACATTTCTACTTGCGCAATAGAAATCATGGTTAGGACTCATGTCATGCATTAGCGATCATGCTCCTTAGGATCACTTTCACTAATAAAATACTGGTGTTTCTAACATGTCCATTTCACTAACATATCACTTATAAAATCCTGCGTTAATACTGGTGTTTCTGCAATCATGTTCCTACTGCCATGTACACTTAGAGATCCTATTTAGGCTAAACAACACTAACAAACATATCATCTCTGCATattctagaaatcatgtttagacggtgtaatatttgtgcatatagaaatcctgcttaggaTTCTACATACACATCATTCTGCATCTCCgtacattagataccatgtctttagGATTTCATTTATATTCGCTTAAGCATGCTTAGTCTAATTATGAATGCATAAAAGGGAATAAAACAATTTTACTTAGTCCTTTACGACCAACTGACAATAATTCTATGTGCTGAACACCTAGGAAAACATGCTTTAGGTAATAAAAATAATCTCCAAATTGTCTTAATAACTTGGAAAAACTGCTGCACCTCGCTTTGCTCCTAGGCAAGACTTaggtaataatgataaaactAGAATtacctttgtttaattatcaactgctacaaccagcagacaggcctgattcagacttcttatctgagtcatgtaataaatttggTTCTGCTTCAACATACTGCCTTACGATTTTAAATttagaccttaactgtgtataagTTATGTTGtttatgtgcattatttgtggaggtataactgagctTTCTATCTGCTTACATGTTTCCCCCTAATTTCAGtcttatgtgttttgtatgtcgccttagcattTTTACCATTAAACCTgaggtctgcctagaacctccttctttTAGGAATAGGTGTCCTAAAAATTtctccgggactaataggaagggacgggtagtagcATGCAATAAGAGTTGAGACCAATCATCGCTCTAATTTTCCTTAACAAGCACCATCTCACACCACTATGCGTTCGCATGCTCCtgtccgcgaatgcgaagaacaaatccaTCCTCTCGCCCAGCTAGATTACGCAATCGCGGATCACCCCACGTgatcgcatataaggaaaccagaactcagacaccagaaaacttcagcaaaaTCTGCATtctttttcttaagtccaaaggTCCTTTAACAATCCGAAATCAatccgaggcccctgggacctcaaccaaatatacctaccagtcccaaaatactatatgaacttagtcgtgtcctcaaatcacatcaaacaaagctaaaaacacaaatcgtcatccaatccaaacttaatgaacttgaaacttcaaatttccacaactGATGCCTAAATCTAttaaaccacgtccaaatgacctcaaattttgcacacaagtcatattcaacatgacagacctactccaacttctagaattggACTCccatcccgatatcaaaaagtccactaccgggcaaaatcttcaaaaattcgactttcgccatttcaaacctaataagctacagacctccaaaatacaatcctgacatgcccctaagcccaaaatcactaaacagagctaacagaattgGCGAAACTTCATTTTGGAGTCGTGTTCATATagttccgactacagtccaaatcctaagacttaagccttcgtttagggactaagtgtcccaaaaaacaccagaaaccaaaacgaaacctcccggtaagtcacaatagcagaaaaggaTATGGGGGAAGCAGtcaataggggatcggggctataactctcaaaacgaccggccgggttgttacatatTGTCTCGTACATGAAGAAAAcccataattaaaaaataaaaaaagaatcgGCGTGTAAATAGTTTTCTTACTTTCTCTCGATCGCTTCAATGCCTATAATTTGAGAGATAAGAGGAAAGCCCTCTCTCGAATTCGAAGAACACCCAAATACGCTCTAATTTGTAGAAGATGCAAGAATACAGTGACAATAATATATTAATGATACAACATTTCTACTCGGAGAAAAATTATAGTGGTTGATGTTGGGAGATTCATTGTAGAAATATACCTATTATAACGTGACCACATGCACAAGAGTAGTTGTACCATAACTTGTTATCCTCAGAGAGATTATTACGTTGGAATAAATACATTATAACTCCGCATTTTAAGCTAAGTGCAAGATTACATGCATGAGTAAAGTTTGTGTTTGAGTTGGGAGAATGTCTTGTCACTCAAAATCATTTACCAACAATCTTGAAAGAGCCATATATCAAACCACCAAAAAGACGAAAAAGAGACTCCTATTTTGAAGCATGGCTTTTCTTTATTTGGTATAGTATTTTGACCACTCTATTTAATTTCTTCATCTCACGTCAAATTTAATTCTAGCAATACTCATTTACTCCTCGTCACATATATATCAATGTTATAATTCTTTTACACAAGCACCTAATTTCACGTCAATTCCAACACCAAATTAAAGCCTTTCAAGTTTTTCCTATAAATGAAGCTACTCCAATTTCTCTCagcatcgtcaaattaattaaaGAGAAATATTAACGAGTTCTTCTTCTCCTTGAGCTTGTGGTCCTCCGAAATGGTCTTTGTTATGGAAGGTGAATTGGATGTTGGTTTCATTACTACTGCCAATGTACTGGTCTCTAAGCAAATTACAAAGGGCGAAGTTTTTGTTTTTCCTAGAGGACTTGTACATTTCCAGAAAAATAACGGCAAAGTTCCAGCAGCTGTTATTTCTGCTTTCAATAGCCAGCTGCCTGGTACTCAGTCCATTCCAACAACTTTATTTGGAGCTTCACCAACTGTGCCAGATGATATATTGGCTCAAACATTCCAAATTAGTACTGAGGATGTTCAGCAGATCAAGTCAAAGTTTGCATCTGCcaagaaattttaaaatttacaaTATAATAGTAAGACATATATATGGATTTTCAATGAGAGGGTTTTTACCTGTTAATAATTGTCAATGAATGTGTAGGTTATTAATGTTGGATGCTCGCTCAAAATAAGTTTTGCAACTTTTGGTTTTGCAAATATCACAATGAATCGTTTTCTCTATGTAATACTGTGTAACTCTTGCTTTGTGATTTTAATTTTATACTgttgatttttggatttttattatatatatgtcAAGGAAGATAATTACAACTATGCAAAATGCTGCATAAATTATttttgatatgaaattttgagatcCCAGGTGTAATTTCATGCCGGAAAgcatgcatctatttatagagtgTCATTTTTCATTAAAAGGTCTAATAAACTTTCAAATAGTATACTTATGTAGAAAATGGTCAGTTTAATTAAAAATGCAAATCTTAAAGGCAGtgataaagaaaaatagtttgtttcCTTTTGGCATTTATCATATCcattaaaattaatttatacTAGTGAACTCTAAAAATGGAATTTTCTTTGATAGTTACTCCAAAGTGAGACTTTTGAACTTAATTTTGACGAGTGTGAGCGCATAATTTTTATCCTTTATATAAAACAACTCTTAAAATATTCCAAATAATCTTTAATCATTTTTGAATTTCACAgaatttttagaaattttttCTGTGTTCGTTTGGTTGCATTTTGAGTGCTTTTAATTATGATCTAGCATATATTGTCAGTATCCAAAACAAAACCGTTGTTATGACGCCTATTATGGAACTAGACAAGCGAAATACTCAAGCATTTTAACAcaacaaaatctttgaaaaatatgGAAGCGATTAAAtttaaggaaaaccttttaaaaacataataaaattcGCAACTCAATACAAATGTCTCCCGAAActggggtgtcaccgagtacatgaatATCTACAATGGAAGATAGTCTAATACAATATCTAAAGAGTAaaactaaaatataaaatgaagataagggagaagagtcaaggtctacgaacgccatgcagctacatCGATAATCTCCGAAGATCCTGACTCCATAACTCAGCAGCCGTCGTGACCGGAATCACTAGGATCTGCATAGGAGGTGCAGGGTGTAgggtgagtacaaccaactcaatacgTAATAAATCTAATCTTTGGACTGGAAGTAAtgacgaactcaaccggtacagttcaatatagaaataacagtgcaGAAACGTAGACATGTTTTCaaattcaacagttaaactcaatacagCAAGATAGATCAATTctaaatgatatgaggaatacAACTTCTCTACTTCTACATGACAATGTACATGcagtatgtgatgcaccatgctgaaaGCTTCATGTTCATACACTCTTGAAATTCTCAATCACTTAGTagtgtatatggccaatccggcccaaggaagatccatcccggaatatatacatcaactaaccatcaatcactcagtactgggtagggccaatccagcccatggggaagatccatccccgagTATAAATgctttggacaagatccatgtccagtgaaaatctatccctcaatataaatcaactgcTCTTActtggggtgtgtgcagactcagcagaggctctttcagcccaagcattatcataaatcattaaaacccgctgcggcgtgcagcccgatcccataaatgtcactcataatcaggccctcggcctcactcagtcatcaatatctccagtctttctctcacgggctcacaatgtcatgcaACTAGCcagaaaatgatgatatgatgtatcaataaatagcaacagagactgagatatgatatgaaatgaatgaatatgactgagtacaaaaatttcaataaaatcaataagtcaacagcaagaaacgaccactatgggtctcaactgtaccagcatatagcctaaacatgatctctagcatgattgTCAGCTCAATTattttatcacatgatgaaacacagatatcaacaagataaaTCCGGTATACAATGCCATGAAGTTGACCAACATCACAATTCTCACGCTGCACGCCCGCATGCCCATCAcgtggcatgtgcgtcacctgaacactaatcatataacacataatcgGGGTTTCAAAATCTCAGAGCCAAGCTTAGAAGTGTTaattacctcaatccgagcaaatatCTACACCAATGCACATTTGCCTTGTAAATCAGCCTCCgtatgccccgaatctagccataaatagaacaatacaatcaatatggactaaagaaatcaattccaaaaatacgaagttattaatcaaaagtcaaaaatcggccCAAAGTCGGCCCCCGGGCCtatgtctcaaaatccgacaaagtcacaaaatccgaaggcccattcaaccacgagttcaaccataccaaatttatcgaAATTCGATACCAAATCACCACCCAAATCCTAAACCAAACTCTCCAACTCCCTTGcttcaaacccccaaattttaccTCAAAGCATACAATTTAGGTGGGAAATCAATGGAGAAAAAAGATTATTAATCAAAAATacgcacaaggaacttaccttaAAAATCTCCTTAAAACCCCTCTCAAAATTGACTTAGAACGAGCTTAGAAtttccaaattaaagaaaaatcgcgaacctttatttttatatgttctgcccagttattccgcTTCTGCGTACACTCACACGCATctgcggcgtcgcagaagcgaccaaactCCCACTTCTGCGGTCTCCTCCGCTCTATTGGTCCTTGGTTCCGCTTCTGCGTACACGCATTTGCGAGCCACCAATCATTTCTATGGACCTAGCCTACCTCTATATTTCTGCTTCTTCGGCCACACAGGTGCGGAaaggacctcgcacctgcgacctcttcCCACTTCCTTTCTGACTGCTTTTGTAGTTCCCTTCTTgattctgcgagctcgcacctacgatgAGACTTCCGTAGGTGCAATTACACTAGCAGCTTTCGATGTCAGCAATTCTCtaagttcaaaacttgatccattaaccacccgaaaccaccccgaggctcccaggacctcaacctgggtgcccaactctcgctacatggctctccaaaactgtgatgtaaactacgtgcccCAATCTGaatgatagacactggcacaTCGTGAAGGTGAACattctcgcggatgtaaatctcagccaatcgcactgaagaataagtagtcccaactggaatgaaatgtgtggagttggtcagccgatccacaatcacccaaatagcatcgaacttccttgaaGCCCATAGaagcccaactatgaagtccatggtgattcgctcccatttccactctggaatcactagcctttgaagcaatccacccggtctctgatgctcatactttacctgctgacagttaaagCACCGAACTACAAACcacactatatccttcttcatccttctccactaatagtgcttcctcaagtcctggtacatcttcaagGCACCCAGATAAATAGAATACCACGAGCTGTgggtctcctcaagaatcaactcatgtaaaccatcaacattgggtgcacaaatctggccctgcatcctcaacaccccatcatttccaatagtaacatccctagcatcaccgtgatgaaccttgtccttgaggacaaacaaatgaggatcatcatattggttctctctgatgcgatcaaataaggaagaccgagaaactacacaagccagaacccaactgggctccgaaatatctaatctcacgaactggttggccaaggccagaacatcaactgcaagggacCTCTTACCAATAAGAATGAATGCATGGCTACCCATACTCATTGCCTTCATACTAAAgacattggccaccacattggccttcctgggatgatacaaaatgctgatatcatagtcctttagcaactccaactatctccagtgcctcaaatttagatccttctatttgaacaattGCTGGAGAGTCCAGTGATCTGTAAATaccttacaagacacaccatagaaatagtgccttcaaatcttcaatgcatgaacaacggtagctaactctaaatcatggacatggtagttcttctcatgtggcttcaactggcgcgaagcgtgagcaatcactctaccctcctgcattaagacatactcaataccaatccgagaagcatcacaatacactgtataagaaccagaagttgaaggtaaaactagaactggagctgtggtcaaagcagtcttgagtttcTAAAATCTCCagacactcatccgaccacctgaaaggagcacccttttgggtcaatttgttcaagggcgatgcaatagacgagaagccctTCACGATGTGACGATATTAACCGGCCAACCCAAGAAATCTCCGAATCTCCATAGCTGAGAATAGTCtgagccaactctgaaccgcctctatctacTTTAGATCCACCTAAATCCCTTAACTGGACACCACGCACCCCAAGAAttccactgaactgagccaaaaatcacacttgaagaacttggcataaagcttctcctccctcaaccgctgaaACACAATCCTTAAATGTTGGGCATGATCCTCCTAGCTAcgggagtacaccaggatatcatcaatgaatactatgacaaacgagtcgagataaggctgaaatactcTGTTCATcagatacatgaatgttgatggggcgttggtcaggccaaaagacatcacaaagagCTCTTAATGACCATAACAGGTCTTAAATGCTATCTTTAACATATCTGAGTCCCGCATCTTCAAGTGGTGAtacccaaacctcaaatcaatcttaaagAACACCCTCGcatcctgaagctggtcaaatagatcatcaatgctcggaaaatgatacttgttcttgattgtaacattgttcaactgtctataatcaatgcatatccacatagtaccatccttcttcttcataaatagaactggtgcaccccaaggcgacacactaggcccaATAAATCcattatcaagaagttcctatAGTTGCTCTTACAATACTTTCAACTCAGTAGTTCCATatggtatggaggaatagaaatgaccaagtcaataccaaagtcaatatccctgtcaggcagcATACCCGGTaagtctgcaagaaacacatctgaAAAATTTTGCACTACCGAAATAGAATCAATAGTGGGGGTATCAAcaccaacatctctcacaaaggccaaataagataaacaaaccttctcaaccatccattgggccttcaaatatgaaatcactctgctgggTATATAGTCTAGAGAACttctccactcaatccttggcaacccTAGCATCGCCAACATTATTCAGATTTACAAacggatttctttattccatatttcatctatatctcttatgtactgattttaataccttatatactcagtacattattcataaTGACGCCCTATTTTACGGGCCTGCGTTTTTtccccgcaggtgcaggtaggcaagctgacagtCCCCCTTCTTATGATCCTTGATCAGCAAGAattggcatgctccacttgatccggagctgcttttgattttggtatgatatgtttgtatatatatatatatgggtatgacgtggatCACTCCCGTCTTGTAcaattatatttctattagaggtctgtagacagtatatctagttgggttgtatatggccttgtcggcttttagttttgggtgtatagttgtctatagcagcctttttggctcgcccactgtattctccatgtatacgtacatatgcctttttGGAAGGTTTCCTCTATGTATGTTATTTTCATAATTCAACAGATATTATTTAGGTTTATAtattagacgcatgcttagggatGTTTGACAAGTAGGACTCAGGCATccgtcacggcccatcgatttgggtcgtgacacatcctTAGGGTTCTACTAGTATGGAATTAGTTAATCAATCCTAAACTTTACAGATTTGTATTGTTACTTAATTCATGTGCCCTGCCAACTTGTTTTCTAACATGTCTTGAACCCCTTTGGATTCATGTAATAATCTGACTGTTTGCCTTAACACTTTGCCTAAATGTTGATATGATTAAACAATATTTTCCTAAAATGTCAGCAGGCACACTTAGTGTAATTAAAtctttttccaacttaacctgTTTAAAACTATGTACTTTACAAACCTTGCCAATTGGTTTCTTGGTGCAATTCTACCTACAAATTTTGTGTTCTAAACTCTGTTATGATGGTTTTCTTCTAAAATCAACACTATTTTGAATCTGTCCCTGCCTTCTTTTATGTGCTGCTACTTTTTAAACTCCTACCCTTAAGTCCTTTAGGTTCTATTCTCAACCTCCCatgtgtgagcactgctcagggtccaTGTGAAATtcctgtgaactctgacacactagggtttGGTTCTTAACCTCCTTTGAATAACTTCTGAGAATTTGttctctagtgtgagcattgccctggatccctgaggcccttgggaactttgacacactagaaACCTGGTTCTATATGTGCTATGGGTAAATTACTTACTACTGACTATGTTGTACCTGCGAAATAAGCCTCGAAGCTGAAATGGTTTGAAGGCTTGGTTTCCCAGGTGTATTTGGGCCTAACAAAAGCTCCCTATAGTTTATTTCATCAatcttatgtaattcatttactcatctggtctgtaataactttgtaacaAACAGATTCTTTATGCTTTTGATTCTGCTCATTTGTCAAAACTATATAATTTCTATATTTTgcttagaaatcttgcctataggattttcatTTGTGATGTTGATCCtgcttattttttttaaaatcatgcCATTTCAATATTGTGTTTACGTATTAATATGTCAAACAAATATGTGTTagtaaatcatgtctataggactaaTATCTTGCTTAATTGTTTTCTGGCAGTGTGTACAATTTCTGCCCATATACTacataatagatatcatgcctataggagtaaaaTCAGTtcaatcatgcctataggatatcaGTTTAataatagataccatgcctataggataaaaATCAGTTCaatagtagatatcatgcctagaTGATTTAAGCAAAATCAGTTCAATCatgacgggtagtgcacgcataggaaaCGAACTAGAATCAACTAGAGTGCTTtaagtaacaacttaaagatagtaatcgggtagcaggagatgatagtctatgcccgttggaaaatatgagtaacacccccgTCCTGGGAGAGTTAcggagtattatttatgttgcacagggtgatcctatatgctaaaaaatttaggacccccaTCCCTATTAAATAGATTTCTTCGCTTTCCTAGACTAATTTGCTTAATTtatgttcggccgggacccaccgttgtggacctcgaggggtgcctaacaccttcccatcAAGGTAATCTGatcccttacccgatctctggtgatgCAAACTGGTATAATATGAGTTATCTGCTCTAaatgccctaacgcaccttaatccgttaggtggcgactctaaccAATTCCTTTTCCCTACCCTCTCAAAGGAGTTGTGAAATGtcaaaacccgatttcgcgagaaaaaggaggCACGACAGctgggtattggatttggcttgttcgaggtaagtaacacttctaaacttggtgctgcgggtatgaaaccctgaattatggtctatgtgattggtgttgaggtgaggaacatgctaggtgatgggcgtgtgggcgtgcaccgtgtgaactgtgaccctgttatttctgtggtactgtatagttacctgatcttacctGTAACTATGAAATTTTTATATGCTTgagctattgagctgtgatccatgttagaaaccatgtctaggctacatgcttatcctaTTGAGACTCACTGATCTTATCTGCTTTCATTGCTTTATATACtaagtcatacgcattcatatgcatattatatctcagccTCTATTACCATTTATTGACATATCATatatcattttgggctagtttcattgCATTGTGAGCCCTAGAGACTATTTATGTCATGTAGAAACTATCTCGGTCATCTACTTTTACCATAAGATATTGTCCCAAACTCCTAATATAGAGTGTCCAACAACATAACTAGACCAAGCCACACATAGGATAACCAGTATATCCTATTTTTGTCTCATAGATGTAGAAACCCccataattaaaaaaagaaaaagaaaaagaaaaagaaaaagaatcaacACCCAAATACGCTCTAATTTGTAGAAGATGCAAGAATACAATaaaaatctatattatattaaaaggagagtagtgaagcatgacattaagccaagtggcaagctaaaaaaaatcatttggcaattttaagacaacattaaaaatttgaattataaatggaaacataattaatggaagtagtagttcaataagaattattttttaattatgatacaaatctctattagtagtataatttagttaatattttttttgtataattatggtagggacgaattttaattaattgatcaAGCTTTGTAACTGACCTTATTTTGGTACAATATACATTACtgtaggtatctttaattaaaattttatacaataaatattttatacataaataaatatttcttaaaataatagtGAAAATATTGTTGCAACAATTAGAGTTTTTacgattaatatttgaattgagtattGCTAGGTTAAGTTTGAAAGTATAAGATGATTTTTGGAAATGTGGTCCAATGGAGAAAATAGAAGAATAagatatatttgaatttgagatgagacttttttttaatatgataagaaaattcatatttaAGAATATGAACAATAGAGTCAAAGTTa is from Nicotiana tabacum cultivar K326 chromosome 18, ASM71507v2, whole genome shotgun sequence and encodes:
- the LOC107762324 gene encoding nectarin-1-like, producing the protein MVFVMEGELDVGFITTANVLVSKQITKGEVFVFPRGLVHFQKNNGKVPAAVISAFNSQLPGTQSIPTTLFGASPTVPDDILAQTFQISTEDVQQIKSKFASAKKF